The following are encoded in a window of Hippoglossus stenolepis isolate QCI-W04-F060 chromosome 10, HSTE1.2, whole genome shotgun sequence genomic DNA:
- the zbtb42 gene encoding zinc finger and BTB domain-containing protein 18.2 isoform X1, translating into MGYEGRMEFPDHSRQLLQCLSQQRHQGFLCDCTVLVGEARFRAHRAVLASCSMYFHLFYRDQLDKRDVVHLNSDIVTAPAFSLLLEFMYEGKLEFNTLPVEDVLAAASYLHMYDIVKVCKGKLKDKEVSCLDEKLGEGLGLSCLDRENSSDGELHSKQLLRRQLQSQSLGLHRAPPAEEFDMDNSELRLAVTDCDRSTRSRQKANGHSGRSPDLVSVNYVSAEAEPCVQTAGKTKADVSSSTVLLSQRSRASDDMDCALDLSFKPLSSRDPLHPSYVSGQLALDSQQQGIEPLVKDEHDLLSEQEDSEPMSPESQRFGNSARSSVVTGFAALFPGNNGSTAALLSQEEDLMDEEGEACRGREGAPGRALEERRGRLLGDSEEEEEDDLASSDISTSSGVLLPPGQQVCVCPLCSKVFPSPHVLQLHLSSHFREKEGARSKLSPDGSVPTCMQCNKTFSCMYTLKRHERTHSGEKPYTCGQCGKSFQYSHNLSRHAVVHTREKPHACKWCERRFTQSGDLYRHIRKFHCGLVKTLAIG; encoded by the exons ATGG GTTATGAAGGAAGAATGGAGTTCCCAGACCATAGCCGCCAGTTGCTGCAGTGTCTGAGTCAGCAGCGTCACCAAGGTTTCCTCTGTGACTGCACTGTTCTTGTCGGCGAGGCTCGATTCAGAGCGCACAGAGCCGTGCTGGCCTCCTGCAGCATGTACTTCCATCTCTTCTACAGGGACCAGCTAGACAAAAGGGACGTTGTGCATCTCAACAGTGACATTGTGACAGCCCCTGCTTTCAGTCTGCTCCTTGAATTTATGTATGAGGGGAAGCTGGAGTTCAACACTCTGCCAGTGGAGGATGTCCTGGCAGCAGCCAGCTACCTCCACATGTATGATATAGTGAAAGTGTGTAAAGGCAAGCTTAAGGATAAGGAAGTTTCGTGCCTGGACGAGAAGTTGGGCGAGGGTTTGGGACTCAGCTGCCTGGACAGGGAAAATTCCTCGGATGGCGAGCTGCACAGTAAGCAGCTACTCCGGCGACAGCTCCAGTCACAGTCTCTGGGGCTTCACAGGGCCCCCCCGGCAGAAGAGTTTGACATGGACAACAGCGAACTCAGGCTGGCTGTCACAGATTGTGATAGGTCTACACGGAGCAGGCAGAAGGCGAACGGTCACTCTGGCAGGTCCCCGGACCTTGTAAGTGTCAATTATGTGTCAGCAGAGGCCGAGCCCTGCGTCCAAacagctggaaaaacaaaagctgatgTCAGTAGTTCCACCGTATTGCTGTCCCAGAGGTCCCGGGCTTCAGATGACATGGACTGTGCACTGGATTTGTCTTTCAAGCCTCTGTCTAGCAGAGATCCCTTACACCCCTCCTACGTCTCGGGACAGCTGGCCCTCGACAGCCAGCAGCAGGGCATTGAGCCACTTGTTAAAGACGAACACGACTTGCTGTCAGAGCAGGAGGACAGTGAGCCGATGAGCCCTGAGAGCCAGCGCTTTGGGAATAGTGCCAGGAGCTCGGTGGTGACAGGGTTCGCTGCCCTCTTCCCAGGCAACAACGGCTCTACAGCCGCCCTGCTCTCCCAGGAGGAGGACCTGATGGACGAGGAGGGGGAGGcctgcagagggagggagggcgccCCGGGCAGGGCGTTGGAGGAGCGGAGGGGCAGACTGCTGGGggacagcgaggaggaggaggaggacgacttGGCCTCTTCAGACATCTCCACCTCCAGCGGCGTGCTCCTGCCCCCGGGgcaacaggtgtgtgtgtgccccctcTGCAGCAAAGTCTTCCCCAGCCCCCATGTGCTGCAACTGCACCTCAGCTCACACTTCCGCGAGAAGGAAGGCGCTCGCTCCAAACTGTCCCCGGACGGTTCGGTCCCCACCTGCATGCAGTGCAACAAGACCTTCTCCTGCATGTACACCCTTAAGCGCCACGAGCGCACACACTCTGGCGAGAAGCCATACACCTGTGGCCAGTGTGGCAAGAGCTTCCAATACTCTCATAACTTGAGTCGGCATGCTGTAGTGCACACACGTGAGAAGCCTCACGCTTGCAAGTGGTGTGAGCGGCGCTTCACCCAGTCCGGGGACCTCTACCGCCACATCAGGAAGTTTCACTGTGGCCTTGTCAAGACTCTCGCCATCGGATAA
- the zbtb42 gene encoding zinc finger and BTB domain-containing protein 18.2 isoform X2, with product MEFPDHSRQLLQCLSQQRHQGFLCDCTVLVGEARFRAHRAVLASCSMYFHLFYRDQLDKRDVVHLNSDIVTAPAFSLLLEFMYEGKLEFNTLPVEDVLAAASYLHMYDIVKVCKGKLKDKEVSCLDEKLGEGLGLSCLDRENSSDGELHSKQLLRRQLQSQSLGLHRAPPAEEFDMDNSELRLAVTDCDRSTRSRQKANGHSGRSPDLVSVNYVSAEAEPCVQTAGKTKADVSSSTVLLSQRSRASDDMDCALDLSFKPLSSRDPLHPSYVSGQLALDSQQQGIEPLVKDEHDLLSEQEDSEPMSPESQRFGNSARSSVVTGFAALFPGNNGSTAALLSQEEDLMDEEGEACRGREGAPGRALEERRGRLLGDSEEEEEDDLASSDISTSSGVLLPPGQQVCVCPLCSKVFPSPHVLQLHLSSHFREKEGARSKLSPDGSVPTCMQCNKTFSCMYTLKRHERTHSGEKPYTCGQCGKSFQYSHNLSRHAVVHTREKPHACKWCERRFTQSGDLYRHIRKFHCGLVKTLAIG from the coding sequence ATGGAGTTCCCAGACCATAGCCGCCAGTTGCTGCAGTGTCTGAGTCAGCAGCGTCACCAAGGTTTCCTCTGTGACTGCACTGTTCTTGTCGGCGAGGCTCGATTCAGAGCGCACAGAGCCGTGCTGGCCTCCTGCAGCATGTACTTCCATCTCTTCTACAGGGACCAGCTAGACAAAAGGGACGTTGTGCATCTCAACAGTGACATTGTGACAGCCCCTGCTTTCAGTCTGCTCCTTGAATTTATGTATGAGGGGAAGCTGGAGTTCAACACTCTGCCAGTGGAGGATGTCCTGGCAGCAGCCAGCTACCTCCACATGTATGATATAGTGAAAGTGTGTAAAGGCAAGCTTAAGGATAAGGAAGTTTCGTGCCTGGACGAGAAGTTGGGCGAGGGTTTGGGACTCAGCTGCCTGGACAGGGAAAATTCCTCGGATGGCGAGCTGCACAGTAAGCAGCTACTCCGGCGACAGCTCCAGTCACAGTCTCTGGGGCTTCACAGGGCCCCCCCGGCAGAAGAGTTTGACATGGACAACAGCGAACTCAGGCTGGCTGTCACAGATTGTGATAGGTCTACACGGAGCAGGCAGAAGGCGAACGGTCACTCTGGCAGGTCCCCGGACCTTGTAAGTGTCAATTATGTGTCAGCAGAGGCCGAGCCCTGCGTCCAAacagctggaaaaacaaaagctgatgTCAGTAGTTCCACCGTATTGCTGTCCCAGAGGTCCCGGGCTTCAGATGACATGGACTGTGCACTGGATTTGTCTTTCAAGCCTCTGTCTAGCAGAGATCCCTTACACCCCTCCTACGTCTCGGGACAGCTGGCCCTCGACAGCCAGCAGCAGGGCATTGAGCCACTTGTTAAAGACGAACACGACTTGCTGTCAGAGCAGGAGGACAGTGAGCCGATGAGCCCTGAGAGCCAGCGCTTTGGGAATAGTGCCAGGAGCTCGGTGGTGACAGGGTTCGCTGCCCTCTTCCCAGGCAACAACGGCTCTACAGCCGCCCTGCTCTCCCAGGAGGAGGACCTGATGGACGAGGAGGGGGAGGcctgcagagggagggagggcgccCCGGGCAGGGCGTTGGAGGAGCGGAGGGGCAGACTGCTGGGggacagcgaggaggaggaggaggacgacttGGCCTCTTCAGACATCTCCACCTCCAGCGGCGTGCTCCTGCCCCCGGGgcaacaggtgtgtgtgtgccccctcTGCAGCAAAGTCTTCCCCAGCCCCCATGTGCTGCAACTGCACCTCAGCTCACACTTCCGCGAGAAGGAAGGCGCTCGCTCCAAACTGTCCCCGGACGGTTCGGTCCCCACCTGCATGCAGTGCAACAAGACCTTCTCCTGCATGTACACCCTTAAGCGCCACGAGCGCACACACTCTGGCGAGAAGCCATACACCTGTGGCCAGTGTGGCAAGAGCTTCCAATACTCTCATAACTTGAGTCGGCATGCTGTAGTGCACACACGTGAGAAGCCTCACGCTTGCAAGTGGTGTGAGCGGCGCTTCACCCAGTCCGGGGACCTCTACCGCCACATCAGGAAGTTTCACTGTGGCCTTGTCAAGACTCTCGCCATCGGATAA